One genomic region from Colletotrichum lupini chromosome 7, complete sequence encodes:
- a CDS encoding intracellular hyphae protein 1 produces the protein MQFSIFTVIAAAASFAAALPTATSTTAAAAPSATCGKLGNFHKTTVKAGQTLTIIAQRYNSGICDIAWQNKLADPNVIYAGQVLLVPVDVCVPDNTSCIKPSGTATCVTDGAATYTIKSGDTFFVVAQRLVITTDSLTGANPGVVPESLQVGQVINVPVC, from the exons ATGCAGTTCTCCATCTTCACCGTCATCGCCGCTGCTGCCAGCTTCGCTGCTGCTCTTCCC ACTGCCACCTCCACcaccgctgccgccgctCCCTCCGCCACCTGCGGCAAGCTCGGCAACTTCCACAAGACCACCGTCAAGGCCGGCCAGACCTTGACCATCATCGCCCAGCGCTACAACTCTGGTATCTGCGACATCGCGTGGCAGAACAAGCTGGCCGACCCCAACGTCATCTACGCTGGCCAGGTCCTCCTCGTCCCCGTCGACGTCTGCGTGCCTGACAACACCTCCTGCATTAAGCCTTCCGGCACCGCTACCTGCGTCACTGACGGCGCTGCCACCTACACCATCAAGTCTGGTGACACCTTCTTCGTTGTCGCCCAGAGACTCGTCATCACCACCGACTCCCTGACTGGTGCCAACCCCGGTGTCGTTCCCGAGAGCCTCCAGGTCGGCCAGGTCATCAACGTCCCCGTCTGCTAA